In a genomic window of Xylophilus rhododendri:
- a CDS encoding cyanophycin synthetase — protein MATKNDIRILDVRYLHGSNIWTYREVLEVRLDLGELEQFPSNTLPGLNQRLATWLPALIEHTCSPGERGGFLQRLEGGTWMGHVLEHVIIELLNLSGMPTTFGQTRETTVSGIYKMVFRAPDEAVARVALAQGHALLMAAINDKPFDVPAAVAAVRTQIDRSFLGPSTDCIVTAAADRKIPHIRLNAGNLVQLGYGKRQRRIWTAETDRTSAIAEGIAQDKDLTKMLLTACGVPVPEGQVVTSAAEAWDIAQDIGLPVVVKPSDGNHARGVTLDLRAQADIEAAFHLAEAEGSGVIVERFIEGTEHRLLVVGGKVFAATRGEPVWVTGDGAANVEQLIALQMNSDPRRGVEHQFPLTTIDVHKDGGVQLELRRQQLTAASVPAAGERVLIQRTGNMAIDCTDEVHPDVAHAAALAARAVGLDIAGIDMVTRDVSRPLSATRGAIVEVNAGPGLLMHLKPIHGKPRPVGRAICDHLFAADDGGRIPLVGVAGTRHTAAISRLVAWIAHLDGKSTGVACRDGLFLDRRCHDAADSTHWQAGERLLINRNVEVAVIENPAATILRDGLAYDRCQIGIVTDFDGIEALAEFDVHTPEHMRKALRTQVDVVLPGGCAVLNAADAHVAELAPLCDGEVIFYAADPATPALVAHCAAGGRGVTMRNGRVAMVVNSQDVPLSGLGALDGWRKRHGELPDEAMLAAVAAGWALGVHPRLIGAGLEAFECEAGVALVHSAAEEFAEAA, from the coding sequence ATGGCAACCAAGAACGACATCCGCATCCTCGACGTGCGTTACCTGCACGGCTCGAACATCTGGACCTACCGCGAGGTGCTGGAAGTCCGCCTGGACCTGGGCGAGCTGGAGCAGTTCCCGTCCAACACCCTGCCGGGCCTGAACCAGCGCCTGGCGACCTGGCTGCCCGCGCTGATCGAGCACACCTGCAGCCCCGGCGAGCGCGGCGGTTTCCTGCAGCGCCTGGAGGGCGGCACCTGGATGGGCCATGTGCTGGAGCATGTGATCATCGAGCTGCTCAACCTCTCCGGCATGCCGACCACCTTCGGCCAGACCCGCGAAACCACCGTCAGCGGCATCTACAAGATGGTGTTCCGCGCGCCCGATGAGGCCGTCGCCCGCGTGGCGCTGGCGCAAGGCCACGCCCTGCTGATGGCCGCGATCAACGACAAGCCCTTCGACGTGCCCGCCGCCGTGGCGGCGGTGCGCACCCAGATCGACCGTTCCTTCCTCGGCCCGAGCACCGACTGCATCGTCACCGCCGCCGCCGACCGCAAGATCCCCCACATCCGCCTGAACGCCGGCAACCTGGTGCAGCTGGGCTACGGCAAGCGCCAGCGCCGGATCTGGACGGCGGAGACCGACCGCACCAGCGCCATCGCCGAAGGCATCGCGCAAGATAAAGACCTGACCAAGATGCTGCTGACCGCCTGCGGCGTGCCGGTGCCCGAAGGCCAGGTCGTGACCAGCGCCGCCGAGGCCTGGGACATCGCGCAGGACATCGGCCTGCCGGTCGTCGTCAAGCCCTCCGACGGCAACCATGCCCGCGGCGTCACGCTGGACCTGCGCGCCCAGGCCGACATCGAGGCCGCTTTCCACCTGGCCGAGGCCGAGGGCAGCGGCGTGATCGTCGAGCGTTTCATCGAAGGCACCGAACACCGCCTGCTGGTGGTGGGCGGCAAGGTCTTCGCCGCCACCCGCGGCGAGCCGGTGTGGGTGACTGGCGACGGCGCCGCCAATGTCGAGCAGCTGATCGCGCTGCAGATGAACAGCGACCCGCGCCGTGGCGTGGAGCACCAGTTCCCGCTGACCACCATCGACGTGCACAAGGACGGCGGCGTGCAGCTCGAACTGCGCCGCCAGCAGCTGACGGCCGCCAGCGTGCCGGCGGCGGGCGAGCGGGTGCTGATCCAGCGCACCGGCAACATGGCCATCGACTGCACCGACGAAGTCCATCCCGACGTGGCCCATGCCGCCGCCCTGGCCGCGCGTGCCGTCGGCCTGGACATCGCCGGCATCGACATGGTGACACGCGACGTGTCGCGCCCGCTGTCCGCCACCCGCGGCGCCATCGTGGAAGTCAACGCCGGCCCCGGCCTGCTGATGCACCTGAAACCCATCCACGGCAAGCCGCGCCCGGTGGGCCGCGCCATCTGCGACCACCTGTTCGCCGCCGACGACGGCGGCCGCATCCCGCTGGTCGGCGTGGCCGGCACCCGCCATACCGCGGCCATCTCACGCCTGGTCGCCTGGATCGCCCACCTGGACGGCAAGTCCACCGGCGTGGCCTGCCGCGACGGCCTGTTCCTGGACCGCCGCTGCCACGACGCCGCCGACAGCACCCACTGGCAGGCCGGCGAACGCCTGCTGATCAACCGCAACGTGGAAGTGGCGGTGATCGAGAACCCGGCCGCCACCATCCTGCGCGACGGCCTGGCCTACGACCGCTGCCAGATCGGCATCGTCACCGACTTCGACGGCATCGAGGCCCTGGCCGAATTCGACGTGCACACGCCCGAGCACATGCGCAAGGCGCTGCGCACCCAGGTCGACGTGGTGCTGCCCGGCGGCTGCGCGGTGCTCAATGCCGCCGATGCGCATGTGGCCGAACTGGCGCCGCTGTGCGACGGCGAAGTGATCTTCTATGCCGCCGACCCGGCCACGCCCGCCCTGGTGGCGCACTGCGCCGCCGGCGGCCGGGGCGTGACCATGCGCAACGGCCGTGTGGCCATGGTGGTCAACAGCCAGGACGTGCCGCTGTCCGGCCTGGGCGCGCTCGACGGCTGGCGCAAGCGCCACGGCGAGCTGCCCGACGAGGCCATGCTGGCCGCCGTCGCCGCCGGCTGGGCGCTGGGCGTGCACCCGCGCCTGATCGGCGCCGGCCTGGAAGCCTTCGAATGCGAAGCCGGCGTGGCCCTGGTGCACAGCGCCGCCGAAGAGTTCGCCGAAGCCGCCTGA
- a CDS encoding cyanophycin metabolism-associated ABC transporter encodes MQHPVPVIATVGWSERLAQAEAPPLTASENVLTVLSVDLDVTLRFSDGLVVLTDRRLMASGDAGQPWSEWPLQPGLRLSMSDHGGVGTLDLCDASTRLAVWRYTLSVQPQVLELQSRFEEVQAGAHQAEPALADIEDKIAPSEAAPSTWVLLRLWRFAHPYRWQLLAGLLLTLGSTAATLVPPYLTIPLMDEILIPFQNGQAIDTSHVALYLGGLFASALVAWALGWARTYLLALVSERIGADLRTATFNHLLQLSLEYFGSKRTGDLMARLGAETDRINVFLSLHALDFATDVLMMLMTAGILFSINPWLALATLVPLPLIAWMIHVVRDRLRTGFEKVDRAFSEVTNVLADTIPGIRVVKAFAQEKREGERFRAANTRNLQVNDRINRTWSLFTPTVSLLTEIGLLIVWGFGIWLVAHQSITVGVLTAFLAYIGRFYTRLDSMSRIVSITQKAAAGAKRIFDILDHVSNVPEPANPVPYPTPRGAITLRGVNFRYGSRSVVRDLDLDIKPGEMIGLVGHSGSGKSTLVNLISRFYDVTEGSISVDGHDIRRYRVADYRQHIGLVLQEPFLFFGTIAENIAYGRPDASRQEIVAAARAAHAHDFILRLAHGYDSLVGERGQGLSGGERQRISIARALLIDPRILILDEATSAVDTETEKEIQRALDNLVQGRTTLAIAHRLSTLRKADRLVVMDRGQVVEVGPHDELIARGGHYFRLYQAQLRQVDQENIEELKMAPSIASAVGTHSAHPSGES; translated from the coding sequence ATGCAACATCCTGTTCCCGTAATCGCCACTGTCGGATGGTCGGAGCGCCTCGCACAGGCCGAGGCTCCTCCGCTCACTGCCAGTGAGAACGTGTTAACCGTGTTATCGGTTGACCTCGATGTAACACTACGTTTCTCGGACGGTCTGGTGGTGTTGACCGACCGACGCCTGATGGCTTCCGGCGACGCCGGTCAACCGTGGAGCGAGTGGCCGCTTCAACCCGGTTTGCGACTTTCGATGAGCGACCACGGCGGCGTCGGTACGCTGGATCTGTGCGATGCCAGCACCCGGCTTGCCGTCTGGAGATACACGCTGTCGGTCCAGCCCCAGGTGCTGGAACTGCAAAGCCGTTTCGAGGAAGTGCAGGCCGGCGCCCACCAGGCGGAGCCAGCGCTCGCCGACATCGAGGACAAGATCGCCCCCTCCGAAGCAGCTCCCTCCACCTGGGTGCTGCTGCGCCTGTGGCGCTTCGCCCATCCCTACCGCTGGCAGCTGCTGGCCGGCCTGCTGCTGACGCTGGGTTCGACCGCCGCCACGCTGGTGCCGCCCTATCTCACCATCCCGCTGATGGACGAGATCCTGATCCCCTTCCAGAACGGCCAGGCGATCGACACCTCCCACGTGGCCCTCTACCTGGGCGGCCTGTTCGCCTCGGCCCTGGTCGCCTGGGCGCTGGGCTGGGCGCGCACCTACCTGCTGGCGCTGGTGTCCGAGCGCATCGGCGCCGACCTGCGCACCGCCACCTTCAACCACCTGCTGCAGCTCTCGCTCGAATACTTCGGCAGCAAGCGCACCGGTGATCTGATGGCGCGCCTGGGTGCGGAGACCGACCGCATCAACGTCTTCCTCTCCCTGCACGCGCTGGATTTCGCCACCGACGTGCTGATGATGCTGATGACCGCCGGCATCCTGTTCTCGATCAACCCCTGGCTGGCCCTGGCCACCCTGGTGCCGCTGCCGCTGATCGCCTGGATGATCCATGTGGTGCGCGACCGCCTGCGCACCGGCTTCGAGAAGGTGGACCGCGCCTTCTCCGAGGTCACCAACGTGCTGGCCGACACCATTCCCGGCATCCGGGTGGTCAAGGCCTTCGCCCAGGAAAAGCGCGAGGGCGAGCGTTTCCGCGCCGCCAACACCCGCAACCTGCAGGTCAACGACCGCATCAACCGCACCTGGTCGCTGTTCACCCCCACCGTGTCGCTGCTGACCGAGATCGGCCTGCTGATCGTCTGGGGTTTCGGCATCTGGCTGGTGGCGCACCAGAGCATCACCGTGGGTGTGCTGACCGCCTTCCTGGCGTACATCGGCCGCTTCTACACCCGGCTCGACTCGATGAGCCGCATCGTCTCGATCACCCAGAAGGCAGCCGCCGGCGCCAAGCGCATCTTCGACATCCTGGACCATGTCTCCAACGTGCCGGAGCCGGCCAATCCGGTGCCCTACCCCACGCCGCGCGGCGCGATCACCCTGCGCGGGGTGAACTTCCGCTACGGCAGCCGCTCGGTGGTGCGCGACCTGGACCTGGACATCAAGCCCGGCGAGATGATCGGCCTGGTCGGCCACAGCGGCTCGGGCAAGAGCACCCTGGTCAACCTGATCAGCCGCTTCTACGACGTGACCGAGGGCTCGATCTCGGTGGACGGCCACGATATCCGCCGCTACCGCGTGGCCGACTACCGCCAGCACATCGGCCTGGTGCTGCAGGAGCCTTTTCTCTTCTTCGGCACCATCGCCGAGAACATCGCCTACGGCCGGCCGGACGCGAGCCGCCAGGAGATCGTCGCCGCCGCCCGCGCCGCCCATGCGCACGACTTCATCCTGCGCCTGGCGCACGGCTACGACTCGCTGGTGGGCGAGCGCGGACAGGGCCTGTCGGGCGGCGAACGCCAGCGCATCTCGATCGCCCGGGCGCTGCTGATCGACCCGCGCATCCTGATCCTGGACGAGGCCACCTCCGCGGTGGACACCGAGACCGAGAAGGAGATCCAGCGCGCCCTCGACAACCTGGTGCAGGGCCGCACCACGCTGGCCATCGCCCACCGCCTGTCCACCCTGCGCAAGGCCGACCGCCTGGTGGTGATGGACCGCGGCCAGGTGGTCGAGGTGGGACCGCACGACGAGCTGATCGCCCGCGGCGGCCACTATTTCCGGCTCTACCAGGCGCAGCTGCGGCAGGTGGACCAGGAGAACATCGAGGAACTCAAGATGGCGCCCTCGATCGCCTCGGCCGTCGGCACCCATTCGGCCCACCCCTCGGGAGAGTCCTGA
- a CDS encoding cyanophycin metabolism-associated DUF1854 family protein: MPTTHLKLSRDSFGRLLMTDLRAVEEVVTPVRAFPLAAPSEGISLVGSDGHERRWIPHLDELDEASRELIRTELDSRDMIPEIRRIVAVSTFSTPSHWTVETDRGPTNLLLRSEDDLRRLPDNGLLVASGQGPHFLIKDRNALDKPSRKILDRFL, from the coding sequence ATGCCCACCACCCATCTCAAGCTTTCGCGCGACAGCTTCGGCCGTTTGCTGATGACCGACCTGCGCGCCGTCGAGGAAGTCGTCACGCCCGTGCGCGCCTTCCCGCTGGCCGCGCCCTCGGAAGGCATTTCGCTGGTCGGCAGCGACGGCCACGAGCGGCGCTGGATTCCGCATCTGGACGAGCTGGACGAGGCCTCGCGCGAGCTGATCCGCACCGAGCTCGACAGCCGCGACATGATCCCGGAGATCCGCCGCATCGTCGCCGTCTCCACCTTCTCCACCCCCAGCCACTGGACGGTGGAGACCGACCGCGGCCCCACCAACCTGCTGCTGCGCAGCGAGGATGACCTGCGCCGCCTGCCCGACAACGGCCTGCTGGTGGCCAGCGGGCAAGGGCCGCATTTCCTGATCAAGGACCGCAACGCGCTGGACAAGCCTTCGCGCAAAATCCTCGACCGTTTCCTCTGA
- the queC gene encoding 7-cyano-7-deazaguanine synthase QueC yields MHKTALVLFSGGQDSTTCLASALSRFERVETVGFDYGQRHHVELVARIEVLAQIRALFPQWAHKLGEDHLLDLAVLGQVSDTSLTRDTAFAMEKSGLPNTFVPGRNLLFMTLAAALAYRRGLEVLVTGVCETDFSGYPDCRDDTMKAMQLALSLGMDRRFLVDTPLMWIDKADTWALAEQLGAASGQENGASALIDLIVEYTHTCYLGDREHRHAWGYGCGSCPACELRMRGFEKWSARRDKAVNLPDNVSL; encoded by the coding sequence ATGCACAAGACCGCCCTCGTCCTGTTTTCCGGCGGCCAGGACTCCACCACCTGCCTGGCATCCGCCCTCTCGCGCTTCGAGCGGGTGGAAACCGTCGGCTTCGATTACGGCCAGCGCCACCATGTGGAGCTGGTCGCCCGCATCGAGGTGCTGGCGCAGATCCGCGCCCTTTTCCCGCAATGGGCGCACAAGCTGGGCGAAGACCATCTGCTGGACCTGGCGGTGCTCGGCCAGGTGAGCGATACCTCGCTCACCCGCGACACCGCCTTCGCCATGGAAAAGAGCGGCCTGCCCAACACCTTCGTGCCCGGCCGCAACCTGCTGTTCATGACACTGGCGGCTGCACTGGCCTACCGGCGCGGGCTGGAGGTGCTGGTCACCGGCGTCTGCGAGACCGACTTCTCCGGCTACCCGGATTGCCGCGACGACACCATGAAGGCCATGCAGCTGGCGCTCTCGCTGGGCATGGACCGGCGCTTCCTGGTCGACACGCCCCTGATGTGGATCGACAAGGCCGACACCTGGGCGCTGGCCGAACAGCTGGGCGCGGCCAGCGGACAGGAAAACGGCGCAAGCGCGCTGATCGACCTGATCGTCGAATACACCCACACCTGCTACCTCGGCGACCGCGAGCACCGCCATGCCTGGGGCTATGGCTGCGGCAGCTGCCCGGCCTGCGAGCTGCGCATGCGCGGCTTCGAGAAGTGGTCGGCCCGGCGTGACAAAGCGGTGAATTTGCCGGACAACGTGTCGCTTTAA
- a CDS encoding PAS domain S-box protein: MFSPLEFLPASQIAPSALLMGNYDGSIVALSLVMAVLASIAALQIAGVTSHNAGRPARALAIVSASFILGAGIWSMHFIGMLAFRLCTAVSYHALPTLLTMLPGLAAAFVAVLLMTRAAPTQRQRVASGVLIGAGIGAMHYSGMAAMSLAPQLRYDPLWFALSLAVGVGLSVLALQVHGALARVRGLSVGIASVAGGTVLGLGIACTHYVGMHAAIFVGAADPAFADAGPPMTLALGVALVSLLLIAVFGSIWGLLHYRAMVALLRSNEQRLQSVVDGTAEGIVVLDARGRIYRFNRSAERVSGHSAVSMMGRRLDALLVTADEMLQAYMGGRPLPDGSTPAGGLVREVEIRRPDGRVVEARLSIGRVVMPNEQIFVAFISDIGEQKRTERALREREAQHGALIRNVPGAFFRIRLDERLSTPFMSEQIRSIVGWSATEFMSGRLNMRDVVHPDDAAKVEAAVAAVSASPGMHDFRIEHRVIHADGSHRWIASNCEVEVPIDGSAPHIDGVMVDVTEAKLRTAEFEGTVRAIGHALAVIEFDVAGRVLTANDNFLRLLGYTLEEIRGQRHAMFCAPDYVTSPGYTEFWNTLRRGEFHIGEYERFGKDGRPVWLHASYNPVLGADGRLLKIVKFASDVSERRAVHQALGEAKDRAEQAAAARAAFLANMSHEIRTPMNAVIGFTELLLDTQLSGMQRSHLEIVRHSAGSLLDLLNSVLDTAKLEKGAMELEQRDFSLRELTRQVTDSLRIGAMSKQVAVRLEYEDTLSEHFRGDPMRLRQVLVNLVSNAVKFTEQGSVRVVVRREDGKEAPQPGMVPLHIAVHDTGIGIAPDRIDAIFQPFSQADASMSRRFGGTGLGITIAQQLVGLMGGRIAVQSRLGEGSVFHIHVALPAAEPALPKTAEPVAPRQDTPQLSVLVVDDIAQNAELLRIVLEADGHQVEVATDGAAAVSAWSAGRFDLVLMDVHMPGTDGCGATRRIRALESSQTRPRTAIVALTASVLEEDRRAASEAGMDGFVAKPIELARLQCEITRALEAVRALQAGPRPGEAAVGDGTPQLSAALPALPALAALTRGEIDSAALQAIDQALRQRGDFALADLLADAIGQFDFERAANLLRPLAPVAERMAA, encoded by the coding sequence ATGTTTTCTCCGCTCGAATTCCTGCCCGCCTCGCAGATCGCACCCTCGGCCTTGCTGATGGGGAACTACGACGGCTCCATCGTGGCCCTGTCGCTGGTCATGGCGGTGCTCGCCAGCATCGCCGCGCTGCAGATCGCCGGCGTCACCTCGCACAACGCCGGACGGCCGGCCCGGGCGCTGGCCATCGTGTCGGCCAGCTTCATCCTGGGCGCCGGCATCTGGTCCATGCATTTCATCGGCATGCTGGCCTTCCGGCTCTGCACCGCCGTCTCCTATCACGCCCTGCCCACGCTGCTGACCATGCTGCCCGGGCTGGCCGCCGCTTTTGTCGCGGTGCTGCTGATGACACGCGCGGCCCCGACGCAGCGCCAGCGTGTGGCCAGCGGCGTGCTGATCGGCGCCGGCATCGGCGCCATGCACTACAGCGGCATGGCGGCCATGTCGCTGGCGCCGCAGCTGCGTTACGACCCGCTGTGGTTCGCCCTGTCGCTGGCGGTGGGCGTGGGCCTGTCGGTGCTGGCGCTGCAGGTGCACGGGGCGCTGGCACGGGTGCGGGGTCTGTCGGTGGGCATCGCCAGCGTTGCCGGCGGCACGGTGCTCGGCCTGGGCATCGCCTGCACCCACTATGTGGGCATGCATGCCGCGATTTTCGTGGGCGCGGCCGATCCGGCCTTCGCCGATGCCGGCCCGCCGATGACGCTGGCCCTGGGCGTGGCCCTGGTGTCGCTGCTGCTGATCGCGGTGTTCGGCAGCATCTGGGGCCTGCTGCACTACCGCGCCATGGTCGCACTGCTGCGCAGCAATGAGCAGCGGCTGCAGTCGGTGGTCGACGGCACCGCCGAAGGCATCGTGGTGCTCGATGCGCGTGGCCGCATCTACCGCTTCAACCGCTCGGCCGAACGAGTCAGCGGCCACAGCGCCGTCAGCATGATGGGCCGGCGGCTGGATGCCCTGCTGGTCACGGCCGACGAGATGCTGCAGGCCTACATGGGCGGCCGGCCGCTGCCAGACGGCAGCACGCCCGCCGGCGGCCTGGTGCGCGAGGTGGAGATCCGCCGGCCGGACGGCCGCGTGGTGGAAGCCCGCCTGTCGATCGGCCGGGTGGTGATGCCCAATGAGCAGATCTTCGTGGCCTTCATCAGCGACATCGGCGAGCAGAAACGCACCGAACGCGCCCTGCGCGAGCGCGAGGCCCAGCACGGCGCGCTGATCCGCAACGTGCCCGGCGCCTTCTTCCGCATCCGGCTCGACGAGCGGCTCAGCACGCCCTTCATGAGCGAGCAGATCCGCTCCATCGTCGGCTGGTCGGCCACCGAATTCATGAGCGGCCGGCTGAACATGCGCGACGTGGTGCACCCGGACGACGCGGCCAAGGTGGAGGCGGCGGTCGCCGCGGTCTCCGCCAGCCCGGGCATGCACGATTTCCGCATCGAGCACCGGGTGATCCACGCCGACGGCAGCCACCGCTGGATCGCCTCGAACTGCGAGGTCGAGGTGCCGATCGACGGCAGCGCGCCGCATATCGACGGGGTGATGGTCGATGTCACCGAGGCCAAGCTGCGCACCGCCGAATTCGAAGGCACGGTGCGCGCCATCGGCCATGCGCTGGCGGTGATCGAGTTCGACGTGGCCGGCCGGGTGCTGACCGCCAACGACAACTTCCTGAGGCTCCTGGGCTACACGCTCGAAGAGATCCGCGGCCAGCGCCACGCCATGTTCTGCGCGCCGGACTATGTCACCAGCCCCGGCTACACCGAGTTCTGGAACACGCTCAGGCGCGGCGAATTCCACATCGGCGAATACGAGCGCTTCGGCAAGGACGGCCGACCCGTCTGGCTGCATGCCTCCTACAACCCGGTGCTGGGCGCCGACGGCCGGCTGCTGAAGATCGTCAAGTTCGCCAGCGACGTGAGCGAGCGCCGCGCGGTGCACCAGGCCCTCGGCGAGGCCAAGGACCGCGCCGAGCAGGCCGCGGCCGCCCGCGCCGCCTTCCTGGCCAACATGAGCCACGAGATCCGCACGCCGATGAACGCGGTGATCGGCTTCACCGAACTGCTGCTGGACACCCAGCTCTCCGGCATGCAGCGCAGCCACCTGGAGATCGTGCGCCATTCCGCCGGCTCGCTGCTCGACCTGCTCAACAGCGTGCTCGACACCGCCAAGCTCGAAAAAGGCGCGATGGAGCTGGAGCAGCGCGACTTCTCCCTGCGCGAGCTGACCCGGCAGGTGACCGATTCGCTGCGCATCGGCGCCATGTCCAAGCAGGTCGCGGTACGGCTCGAATACGAGGACACCCTGTCCGAACACTTCCGCGGCGACCCGATGCGGCTGCGCCAGGTGCTGGTCAACCTGGTGAGCAATGCGGTGAAGTTCACCGAACAGGGCTCGGTGCGGGTGGTGGTGCGGCGCGAGGACGGCAAAGAAGCACCGCAGCCGGGCATGGTGCCGCTGCACATCGCCGTGCACGACACCGGCATCGGCATCGCGCCGGACCGCATCGACGCCATCTTCCAGCCCTTCTCGCAGGCCGACGCCTCGATGAGCCGGCGTTTCGGCGGCACCGGCCTGGGCATCACCATCGCCCAGCAGCTGGTGGGGCTGATGGGTGGCCGCATCGCGGTGCAAAGCCGGCTGGGCGAAGGCAGCGTGTTCCACATCCATGTGGCCTTGCCGGCGGCCGAGCCCGCCCTGCCGAAGACCGCCGAGCCGGTGGCGCCGCGCCAGGACACGCCGCAACTCTCGGTGCTGGTGGTCGACGACATCGCCCAGAACGCCGAGCTGCTGCGCATCGTGCTGGAGGCCGACGGCCACCAGGTCGAGGTCGCCACCGACGGCGCGGCCGCCGTCAGCGCCTGGAGCGCCGGCCGCTTCGACCTGGTGCTGATGGACGTGCACATGCCCGGCACCGACGGCTGCGGGGCGACCCGCCGCATCCGCGCCCTCGAATCCAGCCAGACGCGGCCGCGCACCGCCATCGTCGCCCTGACCGCCAGCGTGCTGGAGGAAGATCGCCGCGCCGCCAGCGAAGCCGGCATGGACGGCTTCGTGGCCAAGCCGATCGAGCTGGCCCGGCTGCAGTGCGAGATCACCCGTGCGCTCGAAGCCGTGCGTGCCCTGCAGGCCGGCCCGCGGCCGGGCGAGGCCGCCGTCGGCGACGGCACACCGCAGCTGTCGGCCGCGCTGCCCGCGCTGCCCGCGCTGGCCGCCCTGACCCGCGGCGAGATCGACAGCGCCGCGCTGCAGGCCATCGACCAGGCCCTGCGCCAGCGCGGCGACTTCGCCCTGGCTGATTTGCTGGCCGATGCCATCGGCCAATTCGATTTCGAGCGCGCCGCCAACCTGTTGCGGCCGCTCGCCCCCGTCGCCGAAAGAATGGCCGCATGA
- a CDS encoding response regulator has protein sequence MSPNTRSGGQATLLLVDDEPVNLQVLRHTLQDQYRLLFARDGVRALELAASEQPDMVLLDVMMPGMTGHEVCRAMRATPGIAHIPVIFVTALADNRSEAAGFEAGGVDYITKPISPPIVRARVRTHLSLVRVEELLHTRLQIVQRLGLAAEYKDNETGMHVLRMSHYSQILALAAGYSEREAEDLLHAAPMHDIGKIGIPDAILRKNGKLDPHEWDVMRSHVEIGARIIGEHQHGVLHTAQQVTLTHHEKWDGSGYPNGLKGEEIPLAGRIVAIADVFDALTSERPYKNAWPVEKALDLLREQAGQHFDPTLVELFLANLPAILAVRERFPEEKAAPLPAEAMAG, from the coding sequence ATGAGCCCCAATACCCGCTCCGGCGGCCAAGCCACCCTGCTGCTGGTCGACGACGAACCGGTCAACCTGCAGGTGCTGCGCCACACCCTGCAGGACCAATATCGCCTGCTCTTCGCCCGCGACGGCGTGCGTGCGCTCGAACTCGCCGCCAGCGAACAGCCCGACATGGTGCTGCTCGACGTGATGATGCCGGGCATGACCGGCCACGAGGTCTGCCGCGCCATGCGCGCCACGCCGGGCATCGCCCACATCCCGGTGATCTTCGTCACCGCGCTGGCCGACAACCGCTCCGAGGCCGCCGGCTTCGAGGCCGGCGGCGTGGACTACATCACCAAGCCGATCAGCCCGCCCATCGTGCGGGCGCGGGTACGCACCCACCTCTCGCTGGTGCGGGTGGAAGAGCTGCTGCACACCCGCCTGCAGATCGTGCAGCGCCTGGGCCTGGCCGCCGAATACAAGGACAACGAGACCGGCATGCATGTGCTGCGCATGAGCCACTACTCGCAGATCCTGGCCCTGGCCGCCGGTTATTCCGAGCGCGAGGCCGAGGACCTGCTGCATGCCGCGCCGATGCACGACATCGGCAAGATCGGCATTCCGGACGCCATCCTGCGCAAGAACGGCAAGCTCGATCCCCACGAATGGGATGTGATGCGCAGCCATGTGGAGATCGGCGCACGCATCATCGGCGAGCACCAGCACGGCGTGCTGCACACCGCCCAGCAGGTCACGCTGACCCACCACGAGAAATGGGACGGCAGCGGCTACCCCAATGGCTTGAAGGGCGAGGAAATCCCGCTGGCCGGCCGCATCGTGGCGATCGCCGACGTGTTCGATGCCCTCACCAGCGAACGCCCTTACAAGAATGCCTGGCCGGTGGAAAAGGCCCTCGACCTGTTGCGCGAGCAGGCGGGCCAGCATTTCGACCCGACGCTGGTGGAACTCTTCCTAGCGAATCTGCCGGCCATCCTGGCAGTGCGTGAACGCTTCCCGGAAGAAAAGGCCGCGCCGCTGCCCGCCGAAGCCATGGCGGGTTGA
- a CDS encoding EF-hand domain-containing protein, which produces MRSIRLPLLGTLALCCAVSALAQNTVLETIPGTPSAAEAASTPVHSKGEELAAKQFGWLDANRDGYLSRDEVALFPRLRDAFDEADQDHDNRVSFDEIRGLAAQKRAERARAEATAPANASRYTEQTTPKVRPVPMKEW; this is translated from the coding sequence ATGCGATCGATTCGACTGCCGCTGCTCGGCACGCTGGCGCTGTGCTGCGCCGTTTCCGCCCTGGCCCAAAACACGGTGCTGGAGACCATTCCCGGCACCCCTTCGGCCGCCGAGGCAGCCTCCACGCCGGTGCACAGCAAGGGCGAGGAGCTGGCCGCCAAGCAGTTCGGCTGGCTCGATGCCAACCGCGACGGCTATCTCAGCCGCGACGAAGTGGCGCTGTTCCCGCGCCTGCGCGATGCCTTCGACGAGGCCGACCAGGACCATGACAACCGGGTGAGTTTCGACGAGATCCGCGGCCTGGCTGCGCAGAAGCGCGCCGAGCGGGCGCGTGCCGAGGCCACCGCGCCGGCCAACGCCTCGCGCTACACCGAGCAGACCACACCCAAGGTCCGGCCGGTGCCGATGAAGGAGTGGTGA